From a region of the Castanea sativa cultivar Marrone di Chiusa Pesio chromosome 10, ASM4071231v1 genome:
- the LOC142613103 gene encoding uncharacterized protein LOC142613103 isoform X1, with product MAEETRTQWSLQCSQYLGEISALCFLHFPTHLSSLPFLLAGSGSQLMLYELESGKMLRSFHVFDGIRVHGITCLFIDCAEGTVSSKLGFQLALFGERRVKLFSLVIELFLGTQNQSGVSVNLNLLHLLPKFGNWVLDVCFMKGFVSSYNEGSHCLAIGCSDNSVHVWDILNSSVILEVQSPERCLLYSMRLWGDSIEALRIASGTIFNEILVWKVVPKYNAPSSMSPVEDHIDQSYPFSNHVLFHYQQFEAVHMDKLAGHEGSIFRITWSSDGSNLISVSDDRSARVWAVHTERNGSDKPGYSIAPERDGVVLFGHNARVWDCCIGDSLIVTAGEDCTCRMWGLDGKQLLMIKEHIGRGIWRCLYDANSSLLVTAGFDSAIKVHQLRGFWSKGSDGRAEVKEFIDRTEIFTARIPTSSEHNGLMDSKSEYVRCLHFTCEDSLYVSTNQGYLYHAKLSKTRDVKWTELVQVSNEVPIVCMDVLSLKSSELSGGVEDWLAVGDGKGYMTIVKVLSGVSAPKVSLTFSWQAGMERQLLGTYWCKSLGYRYIFTTDPKGMLKLWGLYDPSPSVSHNSAGHYNVSLIGEFASCFGIRILCLDASFEEEVLVCGDLRGNLVLFPLLKSLLLNTSVASEEKMSPINYFKGVHGISSMSSVSFARLSSNQIEICSTGGDGCICYLEYDRDQKHLEFIGMKQVKELSLIQSVSEDNDSIDDLASGRYAAGFASVDFIIWNLITETKVVQIPCGGWRRPHSYYLGDVPEMKYCFAYVKDEMIYIHRNWILDGEGKIIPRNLHVQFHGREMHSLCFVSENLQLRANGKHDLYSRFSWIATGCEDGTVRLTRYTPDVENWSASKFLGEHVSGSAVRSICCVSEIHVFASETNTISDGRNRQVVDTDNGENPFLLISVGAKRVLTSWLLRNRRLDKEEALADQQYSEIGSSNKPSAGVSSSMSFQWLSTDMPAKYSSSHKYPEDAEKLVGAAENVSSTKVDAISHFQGKGKMDIKPCLGDKYEDDWRYMAVTAFLVKYAGSRLTVCFVVVACSDATLALRALILPYRLWFDVALLAPLSSPVLALQHVIVPVCLPSEESIQKGKVYIVISGATDGSIAFWDLTGSIEAFMQRVSTLHVEKFIDCQRRPRTGRGSQGGRWWRSLSSSLSKRRVGSGLVTMKGGDGTNHNKLNHVASRTELLINDSESSAAACFQATTSLQLEVYTDDSSSETCEIRPSHVLNNVHHDSESSAPACSQATASLQSEVNADDSSSEMYEIRPLHVLNNVHQSGVNCLHVSDIKDCQSSLGGFLFNIISGGDDQALNYLRFELFLLAKVADDEFVTPDIRNSISGPEITRPFVAYGENQNKNYAIKFLYHEKIASAHSSAVKGVWTDGCWVFSTGLDQRVRCWSLEKQGKLTEHGCLVISVPEPEALDARACGRNNYQIAVAGRGMQIVEFSGICEMDRGE from the exons ATGGCTGAAGAGACTCGAACCCAATGGAGTTTACAATGCAGTCAGTACCTTGGAGAAATCTCAGCCCTCTGTTTCCTCCACTTCCCAACCCACCTCTCTTCTCTCCCTTTTCTCCTCGCTG GTTCGGGTTCACAACTCATGCTCTACGAATTAGAATCGGGAAAGATGTTAAGGTCCTTTCACGTATTCGATGGGATTCGCGTGCATGGCATTACTTGTTTATTCATTGATTGTGCGGAAGGAACTGTTTCCTCTAAGCTTGGCTTTCAACTTGCTCTCTTTGGTGAAAGGAGAGTCAAACTCTTTAGCCTTGTCATTGAATTGTTTCTGGGTACTCAAAATCAGTCCGGGGTTTCTGTGAATTTGAACCTATTGCATTTGTTGCCCAAGTTTGGCAATTGGGTTTTGGATGTTTGTTTTATGAAG GGCTTTGTGAGTTCTTACAATGAGGGGAGCCATTGTCTTGCAATAGGGTGTAGTGACAACTCTGTCCATGTGTGGGATATCTTGAATTCTAGTGTTATTCTTGAAGTTCAGTCTCCAG AGAGGTGCCTCCTTTATTCCATGAGGCTATGGGGTGACAGTATCGAAGCTCTCCGTATTGCATCTGGTACTATTTTTAATGAG ATTCTTGTTTGGAAGGTGGTTCCTAAGTATAATGCTCCATCTTCGATGAGTCCTGTGGAAGACCATATTGATCAGAGCTATCCATTTTCCAACCATGTCCTATTTCATTATCAGCAGTTTGAAGCTGTTCATATGGATAAACTTGCTGGCCATGAAGGATCAATCTTCCGCATAACCTGGTCCTCTGATGGTTCCAACCTGATATCTGTCTCTGATGATCGTAG TGCTCGTGTTTGGGCGGTTCATACTGAAAGAAATGGTTCTGACAAGCCTGGGTATTCTATTGCGCCTGAACGTGATGGTGTTGTGCTGTTTGGTCACAATGCCAGAGTTTGGGATTGCTGTATTGGTGATTCT TTAATTGTCACTGCGGGTGAGGATTGCACATGTCGCATGTGGGGATTGGATGGAAAGCAGCTTCTGATGATCAAGGAGCATAT TGGAAGGGGCATTTGGCGTTGTTTGTATGATGCGAACTCTTCGCTTCTCGTTACTGCTGGATTTGATTCTGCAATTAAAGTGCATCAACTGCGTGGTTTTTGGTCTAAGGGCTCGGATGGACGTGCTGAGGTAAAAGAGTTTATTGACAGAACAGAGATATTCACTGCTCGTATCCCTACTTCATCAGAGCATAATGGACTAATGGACAG CAAAAGTGAATATGTCCGTTGTTTACATTTCACATGTGAAGATTCCCTTTATGTTTCCACAAATCAGGGTTATCTTTACCATGCTAAATTATCCAAAACCAGGGATGTAAAATGGACTGAACTTGTCCAAGTCAGTAACGAGGTTCCTATTGTATGTATGGATGTCTTATCCCTAAAATCATCTGAGCTTTCTGGCGGTGTTGAGGATTGGCTTGCTGTGGGAGATGGTAAAGGATACATGACAATTGTCAAAGTTCTTAGTGGTGTTTCTGCTCCTAAAGTGAGCCTCACATTTAGCTGGCAGGCTGGAATGGAGAGACAGCTCTTAGGAACTTATTGGTGCAAGTCATTGGGATATAG GTATATCTTCACCACTGATCCTAAAGGAATGTTGAAGCTGTGGGGGTTATACGATCCTTCACCATCAGTTTCTCACAACTCTGCAGGGCATTATAATGTGTCTCTAATTGGGGAATTTGCATCATGTTTTGGAATAAGAATATTGTGTTTGGATGCATCTTTTGAGGAAGAG GTTCTGGTGTGTGGGGACTTACGTGGTAATTTGGTGCTATTCCCATTGTTGAAAAGCCTATTGCTGAATACATCAGTTGCCTCAGAAGAAAAGATGTCcccaataaattattttaagggaGTACATGGGATATCAAGTATGTCCAGTGTTTCATTTGCTAGATTAAGCTCCAATCAGATCGAAATATGTTCG ACTGGAGGAGATGGGTGCATATGCTATTTGGAATATGACAGAGATCAGAAACACTTGGAATTTATAGGGATGAAACAAGTGAAAGAATTGAGTTTGATTCAATCTGTATCTGAAGATAATGACTCTATTGATGATTTGGCAAGTGGTCGCTATGCAGCTGGTTTTGCATCAGTAGATTTTATAATATGGAACTTGATAACTGAGACaaag GTTGTGCAAATACCATGTGGTGGATGGCGGCGTCCTCATTCTTATTATCTTGGTGATGTACCAGAGATGAAGTACTGCTTTGCATATGTCAAG GATGAAATGATCTATATTCATAGAAATTGGATACTTGATGGGGAGGGGAAGATAATCCCCAGGAATTTGCATGTACAATTCCATGGGAGAGAGATGCATTCCTTATGCTTTGTATCTGAAAATTTGCAACTCAGAGCTAATGGGAAGCACGACCTTTATTCTAGATTTAGTTGGATTGCAACTGGCTGTGAAGATGGAACTGTCCGGTTGACTAG GTATACACCAGATGTTGAGAATTGGTCTGCATCAAAATTTCTTGGGGAGCATGTTAGTGGATCAGCTGTAAGATCAATATGCTGTGTGTCAGAGATACACGTATTTGCATCAGAAACGAACACCATATCTGATGGGAGGAACAGACAAGTTGTTGACACGGATAATGGAGAGAATCCATTTTTACTGATTTCAGTTGGTGCAAAGCGGGTCTTGACTTCTTGGCTACTAAGAAATAGGAGGTTAGACAAGGAAGAAGCACTTGCTGATCAGCAATATAGTGAAATTGGAAGTAGCAATAAGCCTTCAGCAGGAGTGTCCTCATCAATGTCATTTCAATGGCTTTCTACTGACATGCCAGCCAAGTATTCAAGCTCTCATAAATATCCAGAAGACGCTGAAAAATTAGTTGGTGCAGCAGAAAATGTTTCTAGTACAAAAGTTGATGCAATATCACATTTTCAAGGGAAGGGGAAAATGGACATAAAACCTTGCCTTGGAGATAAATATGAAGATGATTGGAGATACATGGCTGTCACTGCTTTTCTTGTTAAATATGCTGGTTCCAG gtTAACTGTctgctttgttgttgttgcttgttCAGATGCCACACTTGCACTAAGGGCTCTAATTTTGCCCTATCGTTTATG GTTTGATGTTGCTCTGTTGGCTCCTCTATCATCACCAGTTTTGGCATTGCAGCATGTCATTGTCCCAGTATGTCTTCCTTCTGAAG AAAGCATTCAGAAAGGAAAAGTGTATATTGTGATTAGTGGAGCTACTGATGGTAGTATTGCCTTCTGGGATTTGACTGGGAGTATTGAAGCTTTTATGCAGCGGGTGTCGACTCTTCATGTAGAAAAGTTCATTGATTGTCAGAGACGGCCACGCACAGGGAGGGGAAGTCAGGGCGGGCGATGGTGGAGATCATTAAGCAGTAGTCTATCTAAGAGAAGAGTAGGCAGTGGTTTAGTTACAATGAAAGGTGGAGATGGAACAAATCACAATAAGCTAAACCATGTTGCAAGTAGAACAGAATTGCTAATAAATGATTCTGAAAGTAGTGCTGCAGCTTGTTTTCAAGCCACTACCTCCCTTCAGTTAGAAGTGTATACAGATGACTCCTCATCTGAGACATGTGAAATAAGGCCTTCGCATGTTCTAAATAATGTTCACCATGATTCTGAAAGTAGTGCTCCAGCTTGTTCTCAAGCCACTGCTTCCCTTCAGTCAGAAGTGAATGCAGATGACTCCTCATCTGAGATGTATGAAATAAGGCCTTTACATGTTCTAAATAACGTTCACCAATCTGGTGTTAATTGTCTTCACGTTTCAGATATAAAAGATTGTCAAAGTTCTCTTGGTGgttttttgttcaatataataagTGGGGGTGATGATCAAGCTCTTAACTATCTTAGATTTGAATTGTTTCTATTAGCAAAAGTCGCAGATGATGAGTTTGTGACACCAGACATCAGAAATTCAATTAGTGGACCTGAAATTACAAGGCCTTTTGTTGCTTATGGAGAAAACCAGAACAAGAATTATGCCATCAAATTCTTATATCATGAGAAAATTGCATCAGCTCACAGCTCTGCTGTAAAAG GTGTTTGGACGGATGGCTGTTGGGTATTCTCTACTGGTCTTGATCAGCGTGTCAGATGCTGGAGTTtagaaaaacaaggaaaattaaCTGAGCATggttgtttagtcattagtgtgCCAGAGCCAGAAGCATTGGATGCTAGAGCCTGTGGCAG AAACAATTATCAGATTGCTGTTGCCGGAAGAGGGATGCAGATTGTTGAGTTTTCTGGAATCTGTGAAATGGACCGGGGAGAATGA
- the LOC142612586 gene encoding autophagy-related protein 8i-like produces MGKTISFKDEFTFEQRYEESRDIIAKYPNRVPLIVERYSKSRLPAMEKKKFLVPRDMSVGQFIHILSDRLHLAPGKALFVFVKNTLPQTATLMDSVYESFKDEDGFLYMCYSTENTFGYATI; encoded by the exons ATGGGAAAAACCATTTCTTTCAAGGACGAGTTCACTTTCG AGCAAAGGTACGAGGAATCACGTGACATCATTGCCAAGTACCCAAACCGAGTCCCT TTAATTGTGGAAAGGTATTCAAAAAGTAGACTTCCTGcgatggaaaagaaaaa ATTCCTGGTTCCCCGAGACATGTCTGTGGGGCAATTCATTCACATTCTGAGTGACAGACTTCATCTAGCCCCTGGAAAAGCTCTCTTTGTATTTGTGAAGAATACCTTACCTCAAACTG CAACTCTGATGGACTCTGTTTATGAATCCTTCAAGGATGAGGATGGATTTCTATACATGTGTTACAGCACTGAGAATACCTTCGGCTATGCAACAATTTAG
- the LOC142613586 gene encoding uncharacterized protein LOC142613586, with protein sequence MDDSCAVCADALEWVAYGACGHKEVCSTCVARLRFICEDRRCCICKSESDVVFVTKALGDYTRSINDFSILPSDVKEGKVGSYWYHEDTQAFFDDVDHYNMIKAMCRLSCSVCDNVEGQPNDGPKRRAKFRNIEQLKGHLFHQHKLVMCSLCLEGRKVFICEQKLYTKVQLKQHISTGNSEVDGSESERGGFMGHPMCEFCRSPFYGENELYSHMSTEHYTCHICQRQHPGHYEYYKNYDDLEIHFRQEHFLCEDEACLAKKFIVYQSEADLKRHNALEHGGRMSRSKRNAALQIPTSFRYRSSEEDRRRGRGRTFRRDSSEGQLSMAIEASLETAKADRTLHDPSSSSNGQVAPDPGDATDIDPIIQPFESLATMDSESSSRYLQALGQGSRNAPLVGSSFPPLPMAPNNSQQKPKQDSEGLPSNNMAAHLRRQRNVTVLNSVQGWPAATRGPVVPASTSTQFRPATNSGPVMSRSSGQTNSSTGNGLAKSTYASLAQPRLTHAQLSAGSSRDLGNTNRISHSTSAPDLVERGSVEPSISDFPPVSAAQIHKLPTSSQALPNVEDVQAANRSLVEKMRAALEFDKDRYAAFKDISGQYRQGLIDTGRYLYYVQQFGLSHLVVDLARLCPDPQKQKELVETYNASLRSNGPQGNGWGRGSAHLKDSKGSKKGKGKSVVAEDSNSKDKLASSILSTVKQLQSSYKPLEQEVEMLSKDGYRLSKGKSQEPVFEQHVELSTGSQPLMKLRGQNDSPSAVSVSNQNIGDTGGGSKQRKKSSKFLRARLGDGSVASLLDLKNKDTDSDPEAVDVQDLAGGLPVRGVWRNGGGQRLFP encoded by the exons ATGGACGATAGCTGTGCTGTGTGTGCCGATGCTCTTGAATGGGTTGCGTACGGAGCTTGTGGCCACAAAGAGGTCTGCTCCACCTGCGTCGCTCGCCTCCGCTTCATCTGCGAGGATCGCCGTTGCTGTATCTGCAAGTCCGAGTCCGACGTCGTTTTCGTCACCAAG GCTTTAGGAGATTACACCAGGTCGATTAATGACTTTTCCATCTTGCCCTCCGATGTAAAGGAGGGTAAAGTGGGATCATACTGGTACCATGAGGATACACAAGCGTTTTTTGACGATGTGGACCATTACAACATGATCAAGGCAATGTGCAGGCTTTCCTGCAGTGTATGTGATAATGTGGAGGGGCAACCAAATGATGGTCCAAAGCGTCGAGCAAAGTTCAGGAACATTGAACAGTTGAAGGGTCATTTATTCCATCAACATAAGTTGGTTATGTGCAGTCTTTGTTTGGAAGGGAGGAAG GTATTTATTTGTGAACAAAAGCTATATACTAAAGTACAACTGAAACAGCATATAAGCACTGGAAACTCTGAGGTGGATGGAAGTGAGAGTGAAAGGGGTGGTTTTATGGGGCATCCTATGTGTGAATTTTGCAGATCACCATTCTATGGGGAAAATGAACTTTACTCGCATATGTCTACTGAACATTATACCTGCCATATATGCCAAAG GCAACATCCTGGACACTATGAGTATTACAAGAATTATGATGACCTCGAG ATCCACTTCCGTCAAGAGCATTTCTTATGTGAAGATGAGGCCTGCCTTGCCAAAAAGTTTATTGTTTATCAATCCGAAGCAGATTTGAAG AGACATAATGCTCTTGAACATGGAGGACGAATGTCACGTTCCAAGCGTAATGCCGCTCTGCAG ATACCAACTAGCTTTCGGTATCGAAGTAGTGAGGAAGATCGTCGTCGTGGAAGAGGACGAACATTTCGACGTGATTCTTCTGAAGGTCAACTTTCTATGGCCATTGAAGCAAGTTTGGAGACAGCTAAGGCAGACCGTACATTACATGATCCATCATCTTCGTCCAATGGGCAAGTTGCCCCTGACCCTGGGGATGCAACTGATATTGATCCAATCATTCAGCCATTTGAATCATTAGCTACAATGGATTCTGAATCATCTTCAAGGTACCTTCAAGCCTTGGGGCAAGGGTCAAGGAATGCTCCTTTGGTAGGATCTTCCTTTCCTCCCCTCCCTATGGCACCCAACAACAgtcaacaaaaaccaaaacaggACTCAGAAGGTTTGCCTAGTAACAATATGGCAGCACATCTCCGCCGCCAAAGAAATGTGACTGTTCTTAATTCAGTTCAGGGTTGGCCAGCTGCTACCCGTGGGCCAGTGGTACCAGCAAGTACTTCGACCCAATTTAGGCCTGCAACAAATTCAGGACCTGTAATGTCACGTAGTTCTGGTCAGACCAATTCCTCCACTGGTAATGGACTGGCAAAATCAACTTATGCGAGTTTGGCTCAACCTCGTTTGACCCATGCACAACTGTCAGCTGGCTCTTCAAGGGACTTGGGCAACACGAATAGGATCAGCCACTCCACATCAGCCCCGGATCTTGTGGAGAGAGGATCTGTGGAACCTTCAATATCTGATTTTCCTCCAGTCTCTGCAGCACAAATTCACAAGTTGCCCACAAGTAGCCAGGCCTTGCCAAATGTGGAGGATGTTCAAGCTGCAAACAGGTCTTTGGTGGAGAAGATGCGTGCTGCTCTTGAATTTGACAAAGACAGATACGCTGCTTTTAAAGACATATCTGGACAATATAGGCAGGGTTTAATTGACACAGGAAGATATTTGTATTATGTGCAGCAGTTTGGCTTGTCACATCTTGTTGTTGACTTGGCTCGGCTCTGTCCTGATCCTCAGAAACAGAAAGAGCTTGTTGAGACCTATAATGCTAGTTTGCGAAGCAATGGTCCACAAGGTAATGGTTGGGGCCGTGGTAGTGCCCACTTGAAAGACAGTAAAGGCTCTAAGAAAGGTAAAGGGAAGTCTGTAGTTGCTGAAGATAGTAATTCAAAGGATAAATTAGCAAGTAGCATTTTAAGCACCGTAAAGCAACTGCAATCAAGCTATAAGCCCTTAGAACAGGAGGTGGAGATGTTATCCAAGGATGGGTACCGTTTATCCAAAGGAAAATCACAGGAACCGGTTTTTGAGCAGCATGTGGAGTTAAGTACTGGTAGTCAACCTTTAATGAAGCTGAGGGGCCAGAATGATTCCCCATCAGCTGTTAGTGTATCTAATCAAAATATAGGGGACACTGGTGGAGGGAGTAAGCAACGAAAAAAATCCTCAAAGTTCCTTAGAGCTCGATTAGGTGATGGCTCTGTGGCATCACTTTTGGACCTCAAAAATAAAGATACTGACTCAGATCCAGAAGCAGTGGATGTCCAGGACCTCGCTGGAGGATTGCCAGTGCGTGGTGTCTGGCGAAATGGAGGAGGTCAAAGACTCTTCCCCTAG
- the LOC142613103 gene encoding uncharacterized protein LOC142613103 isoform X2, giving the protein MSPVEDHIDQSYPFSNHVLFHYQQFEAVHMDKLAGHEGSIFRITWSSDGSNLISVSDDRSARVWAVHTERNGSDKPGYSIAPERDGVVLFGHNARVWDCCIGDSLIVTAGEDCTCRMWGLDGKQLLMIKEHIGRGIWRCLYDANSSLLVTAGFDSAIKVHQLRGFWSKGSDGRAEVKEFIDRTEIFTARIPTSSEHNGLMDSKSEYVRCLHFTCEDSLYVSTNQGYLYHAKLSKTRDVKWTELVQVSNEVPIVCMDVLSLKSSELSGGVEDWLAVGDGKGYMTIVKVLSGVSAPKVSLTFSWQAGMERQLLGTYWCKSLGYRYIFTTDPKGMLKLWGLYDPSPSVSHNSAGHYNVSLIGEFASCFGIRILCLDASFEEEVLVCGDLRGNLVLFPLLKSLLLNTSVASEEKMSPINYFKGVHGISSMSSVSFARLSSNQIEICSTGGDGCICYLEYDRDQKHLEFIGMKQVKELSLIQSVSEDNDSIDDLASGRYAAGFASVDFIIWNLITETKVVQIPCGGWRRPHSYYLGDVPEMKYCFAYVKDEMIYIHRNWILDGEGKIIPRNLHVQFHGREMHSLCFVSENLQLRANGKHDLYSRFSWIATGCEDGTVRLTRYTPDVENWSASKFLGEHVSGSAVRSICCVSEIHVFASETNTISDGRNRQVVDTDNGENPFLLISVGAKRVLTSWLLRNRRLDKEEALADQQYSEIGSSNKPSAGVSSSMSFQWLSTDMPAKYSSSHKYPEDAEKLVGAAENVSSTKVDAISHFQGKGKMDIKPCLGDKYEDDWRYMAVTAFLVKYAGSRLTVCFVVVACSDATLALRALILPYRLWFDVALLAPLSSPVLALQHVIVPVCLPSEESIQKGKVYIVISGATDGSIAFWDLTGSIEAFMQRVSTLHVEKFIDCQRRPRTGRGSQGGRWWRSLSSSLSKRRVGSGLVTMKGGDGTNHNKLNHVASRTELLINDSESSAAACFQATTSLQLEVYTDDSSSETCEIRPSHVLNNVHHDSESSAPACSQATASLQSEVNADDSSSEMYEIRPLHVLNNVHQSGVNCLHVSDIKDCQSSLGGFLFNIISGGDDQALNYLRFELFLLAKVADDEFVTPDIRNSISGPEITRPFVAYGENQNKNYAIKFLYHEKIASAHSSAVKGVWTDGCWVFSTGLDQRVRCWSLEKQGKLTEHGCLVISVPEPEALDARACGRNNYQIAVAGRGMQIVEFSGICEMDRGE; this is encoded by the exons ATGAGTCCTGTGGAAGACCATATTGATCAGAGCTATCCATTTTCCAACCATGTCCTATTTCATTATCAGCAGTTTGAAGCTGTTCATATGGATAAACTTGCTGGCCATGAAGGATCAATCTTCCGCATAACCTGGTCCTCTGATGGTTCCAACCTGATATCTGTCTCTGATGATCGTAG TGCTCGTGTTTGGGCGGTTCATACTGAAAGAAATGGTTCTGACAAGCCTGGGTATTCTATTGCGCCTGAACGTGATGGTGTTGTGCTGTTTGGTCACAATGCCAGAGTTTGGGATTGCTGTATTGGTGATTCT TTAATTGTCACTGCGGGTGAGGATTGCACATGTCGCATGTGGGGATTGGATGGAAAGCAGCTTCTGATGATCAAGGAGCATAT TGGAAGGGGCATTTGGCGTTGTTTGTATGATGCGAACTCTTCGCTTCTCGTTACTGCTGGATTTGATTCTGCAATTAAAGTGCATCAACTGCGTGGTTTTTGGTCTAAGGGCTCGGATGGACGTGCTGAGGTAAAAGAGTTTATTGACAGAACAGAGATATTCACTGCTCGTATCCCTACTTCATCAGAGCATAATGGACTAATGGACAG CAAAAGTGAATATGTCCGTTGTTTACATTTCACATGTGAAGATTCCCTTTATGTTTCCACAAATCAGGGTTATCTTTACCATGCTAAATTATCCAAAACCAGGGATGTAAAATGGACTGAACTTGTCCAAGTCAGTAACGAGGTTCCTATTGTATGTATGGATGTCTTATCCCTAAAATCATCTGAGCTTTCTGGCGGTGTTGAGGATTGGCTTGCTGTGGGAGATGGTAAAGGATACATGACAATTGTCAAAGTTCTTAGTGGTGTTTCTGCTCCTAAAGTGAGCCTCACATTTAGCTGGCAGGCTGGAATGGAGAGACAGCTCTTAGGAACTTATTGGTGCAAGTCATTGGGATATAG GTATATCTTCACCACTGATCCTAAAGGAATGTTGAAGCTGTGGGGGTTATACGATCCTTCACCATCAGTTTCTCACAACTCTGCAGGGCATTATAATGTGTCTCTAATTGGGGAATTTGCATCATGTTTTGGAATAAGAATATTGTGTTTGGATGCATCTTTTGAGGAAGAG GTTCTGGTGTGTGGGGACTTACGTGGTAATTTGGTGCTATTCCCATTGTTGAAAAGCCTATTGCTGAATACATCAGTTGCCTCAGAAGAAAAGATGTCcccaataaattattttaagggaGTACATGGGATATCAAGTATGTCCAGTGTTTCATTTGCTAGATTAAGCTCCAATCAGATCGAAATATGTTCG ACTGGAGGAGATGGGTGCATATGCTATTTGGAATATGACAGAGATCAGAAACACTTGGAATTTATAGGGATGAAACAAGTGAAAGAATTGAGTTTGATTCAATCTGTATCTGAAGATAATGACTCTATTGATGATTTGGCAAGTGGTCGCTATGCAGCTGGTTTTGCATCAGTAGATTTTATAATATGGAACTTGATAACTGAGACaaag GTTGTGCAAATACCATGTGGTGGATGGCGGCGTCCTCATTCTTATTATCTTGGTGATGTACCAGAGATGAAGTACTGCTTTGCATATGTCAAG GATGAAATGATCTATATTCATAGAAATTGGATACTTGATGGGGAGGGGAAGATAATCCCCAGGAATTTGCATGTACAATTCCATGGGAGAGAGATGCATTCCTTATGCTTTGTATCTGAAAATTTGCAACTCAGAGCTAATGGGAAGCACGACCTTTATTCTAGATTTAGTTGGATTGCAACTGGCTGTGAAGATGGAACTGTCCGGTTGACTAG GTATACACCAGATGTTGAGAATTGGTCTGCATCAAAATTTCTTGGGGAGCATGTTAGTGGATCAGCTGTAAGATCAATATGCTGTGTGTCAGAGATACACGTATTTGCATCAGAAACGAACACCATATCTGATGGGAGGAACAGACAAGTTGTTGACACGGATAATGGAGAGAATCCATTTTTACTGATTTCAGTTGGTGCAAAGCGGGTCTTGACTTCTTGGCTACTAAGAAATAGGAGGTTAGACAAGGAAGAAGCACTTGCTGATCAGCAATATAGTGAAATTGGAAGTAGCAATAAGCCTTCAGCAGGAGTGTCCTCATCAATGTCATTTCAATGGCTTTCTACTGACATGCCAGCCAAGTATTCAAGCTCTCATAAATATCCAGAAGACGCTGAAAAATTAGTTGGTGCAGCAGAAAATGTTTCTAGTACAAAAGTTGATGCAATATCACATTTTCAAGGGAAGGGGAAAATGGACATAAAACCTTGCCTTGGAGATAAATATGAAGATGATTGGAGATACATGGCTGTCACTGCTTTTCTTGTTAAATATGCTGGTTCCAG gtTAACTGTctgctttgttgttgttgcttgttCAGATGCCACACTTGCACTAAGGGCTCTAATTTTGCCCTATCGTTTATG GTTTGATGTTGCTCTGTTGGCTCCTCTATCATCACCAGTTTTGGCATTGCAGCATGTCATTGTCCCAGTATGTCTTCCTTCTGAAG AAAGCATTCAGAAAGGAAAAGTGTATATTGTGATTAGTGGAGCTACTGATGGTAGTATTGCCTTCTGGGATTTGACTGGGAGTATTGAAGCTTTTATGCAGCGGGTGTCGACTCTTCATGTAGAAAAGTTCATTGATTGTCAGAGACGGCCACGCACAGGGAGGGGAAGTCAGGGCGGGCGATGGTGGAGATCATTAAGCAGTAGTCTATCTAAGAGAAGAGTAGGCAGTGGTTTAGTTACAATGAAAGGTGGAGATGGAACAAATCACAATAAGCTAAACCATGTTGCAAGTAGAACAGAATTGCTAATAAATGATTCTGAAAGTAGTGCTGCAGCTTGTTTTCAAGCCACTACCTCCCTTCAGTTAGAAGTGTATACAGATGACTCCTCATCTGAGACATGTGAAATAAGGCCTTCGCATGTTCTAAATAATGTTCACCATGATTCTGAAAGTAGTGCTCCAGCTTGTTCTCAAGCCACTGCTTCCCTTCAGTCAGAAGTGAATGCAGATGACTCCTCATCTGAGATGTATGAAATAAGGCCTTTACATGTTCTAAATAACGTTCACCAATCTGGTGTTAATTGTCTTCACGTTTCAGATATAAAAGATTGTCAAAGTTCTCTTGGTGgttttttgttcaatataataagTGGGGGTGATGATCAAGCTCTTAACTATCTTAGATTTGAATTGTTTCTATTAGCAAAAGTCGCAGATGATGAGTTTGTGACACCAGACATCAGAAATTCAATTAGTGGACCTGAAATTACAAGGCCTTTTGTTGCTTATGGAGAAAACCAGAACAAGAATTATGCCATCAAATTCTTATATCATGAGAAAATTGCATCAGCTCACAGCTCTGCTGTAAAAG GTGTTTGGACGGATGGCTGTTGGGTATTCTCTACTGGTCTTGATCAGCGTGTCAGATGCTGGAGTTtagaaaaacaaggaaaattaaCTGAGCATggttgtttagtcattagtgtgCCAGAGCCAGAAGCATTGGATGCTAGAGCCTGTGGCAG AAACAATTATCAGATTGCTGTTGCCGGAAGAGGGATGCAGATTGTTGAGTTTTCTGGAATCTGTGAAATGGACCGGGGAGAATGA